A window from Festucalex cinctus isolate MCC-2025b chromosome 4, RoL_Fcin_1.0, whole genome shotgun sequence encodes these proteins:
- the LOC144018175 gene encoding uncharacterized protein LOC144018175, translating to MMPQDVTHTADISKEDLHQHPEASHVQEEREEADITTFPLTVIVKSEDDDDDEDGDGDQCRAVSLFAPLSDCDVMSSHSPDDDDDDDEHSKGHTRCHADGSPCRITFSSKRDLKVHMRSHTREKPFNCSICDKSFTRKKKLNMRTRTHAGEKPFICSVCGKTFTHKGHLTLHVGTHAGEKPFSCSLCSKNFTRKAHLHESTHWRETVCLLSLQPKLEDMNMRTHTGEKPYSCLVCGKCFSLESQLDKTQTKTHRRETIHLHRV from the exons atgatgcCTCAAGATGTGACACACACGGCAG ACATCAGCAAAGAAGATCTTCATCAGCATCCAGAGGCCTCCCACGTTCAAGAAGAAAGGGAGGAGGCTGACATCACCACCTTTCCATTGACTGTCATTGTGAAgagtgaagatgatgatgatgatgaagacggaGATGGAGATCAGTGCAGAGCAGTCAGCCTCTTCGCTCCACTCTCAGATTGTGATGTTATGTCGTCGCACTCgcctgatgacgatgatgatgatgatgaacacTCTAAAGGTCATACGAGGTGTCACGCGGACGGAAGCCCTTGCAGAATAACCTTTAGTTCAAAGCGGGATTTGAAAGTTCACATGAGAAGTCACACAAGAGAGAAACCATTCAATTGCTCAATTTGTGACAAAAGTTTCACACGCAAGAAAAAGTTGAACATGCGCACGAGAACGCACgcgggagagaaaccttttatcTGCTCCGTGTGCGGTAAAACATTTACTCATAAGGGACATTTGACCTTACACGTGGGAACGCACgccggcgagaaacctttttcctgttCACTTTGTTCTAAAAATTTCACCCGGAAGGCACATTTACACGAAagtacacactggagagaaaccgttTGCCTGCTCAGTCTGCAGCCTAAGCTTGAGGACATGAACATGAGGacgcacactggggagaaaccgTACTCCTGCTTAGTTTGTGGCAAATGTTTCTCTCTTGAGTCGCAACTGGACAAGACACAGACGAAGACACACCGGCGAGAAACCATTCACTTGCACCGCGTGTGA
- the LOC144018141 gene encoding adhesion G-protein coupled receptor G5-like: MKWRLLLVWLLPLLAGGDRVHRRLKGLGEIEDRVPRPRRGDVPDQHWCASTDCKHEGALNSCMVLDRKPGLADAKQCMEHISDILESGNPDTHYEAIRLMEKSLERTAVSETTSILVRRLLALVLKPKRRLAGLHISASERQANVGVTVNNSRVDVRLPGELLSGLNDTILFCMVTWPRSIWNVTSAELYHNRLLGLSVSGKNVSGLREPVNISVKALRVNESQTPRCVFLDFSTKAFNSSGCRTIWQRGQSHVTCSCDHLTYFGILMVSAQLSETDEAVLSYLSLIGCSLSLVALVITLMLFVTNRKLRGDVSMKVHANLAVALILLNVHFLSSGPAALASSERLCFYAALALHYSLLATFSWMALESFHLYLLLVRVFNIYIRRYMLKLGLLGWSFPAAIVIVTVFVKSDAYGRVALDATEPNSTQICYLADHAVKMVSTLGVFSVVFAFNLVMLVVTVHRLIGLPHRKRFGQGERGRAKQNISTLLGVSTLLGITWGLIFFSFGHLTTAGLYVFCVLNSLQGFFIFLWFVLSWRKSGPSTTSSKTPSASS, encoded by the exons ATGAAGTGGCGGCTTCTTCTTGTTTGGCTGCTGCCGCTTTTGGCTGGCGGTGATCGAGTTCATCGGCGCTTGAAAGGTCTCGGGGAGATCGAGGATCGAGTTCCACGTCCACGTCGAGGGGACGTCCCGGATCAACATTGGTGTGCGAGCACAGATTGTAAACATGAAGGCGCACTCAACAGTTGTATGGTTTTGGACCGCAAACCAG GCCTCGCAGACGCCAAGCAATGCATGGAGCACATCAGCGATATCTTGGAAAGCGGAAATCCCGACACGCACTATGA AGCAATCAGGCTTATGGAAAAGTCGCTGGAGCGGACGGCCGTGAGCGAGACCACGTCCATCTTGGTGCGCCGCCTGCTCGCCCTCGTGCTCAAACCCAAACGCCGGCTGGCCGGCCTGCACATTTCTGCCAGCGAGCGCCAG GCCAACGTGGGCGTGACCGTCAACAACAGCCGAGTGGACGTCCGGCTGCCCGGAGAGTTGCTTTCCGGCTTGAACGACACCATCTTGTTCTGCATGGTGACCTGGCCTCGATCCATTTGG AACGTCACCTCCGCGGAACTCTACCATAACAGGCTGTTGGGCTTGAGCGTGAGCGGCAAAAACGTTTCCGGGCTGCGGGAGCCCGTCAACATCAGCGTCAAAGCGCTCCGCGTCAAC GAAAGCCAAACTCCCCGATGTGTCTTCTTGGATTTCTCCACAAAGG CATTCAACAGCAGCGGTTGTCGGACCATTTGGCAACGAGGTCAGAGTCACGTGACCTGCTCCTGCGACCACCTGACGTACTTTGGCATTCTCATG GTGTCCGCCCAACTCTCGGAAACGGATGAGGCGGTGCTGTCGTACCtctctctgattggctgcagcctctcgctcgtCGCGCTCGTCATCACGCTGATGCTCTTCGTCACCAATAG AAAGCTACGCGGGGACGTGTCGATGAAGGTGCACGCCAACCTGGCGGTGGCGCTGATCCTGCTCAACGTGCACTTCCTGTCCAGCGGGCCGGCGGCGCTGGCGTCGTCCGAGCGGCTCTGCTTTTACGCGGCCCTGGCGCTGCACTACTCCCTGCTGGCCACCTTCAGCTGGATGGCGCTGGAGAGCTTCCACCTCTACCTGCTCCTCGTGCGCGTCTTCAACATTTACATCCGCAGATACATGCTCAAGCTCGGCCTGCTGGGATGGA GTTTCCCGGCCGCCATCGTGATCGTGACGGTCTTCGTCAAATCGGACGCTTACGGACGCGTGGCCCTGGACGCCACCGAACCCAACAGCACTCAAAT ATGCTACCTGGCGGACCACGCGGTGAAGATGGTGAGCACGCTGGGCGTGTTCAGCGTGGTGTTCGCCTTCAACCTCGTCATGCTCGTGGTGACCGTCCACCGTTTGATCGGACTCCCGCACAGGAAACGG TTTGGGCAAGGCGAGCGAGGACGAGCCAAGCAGAACATCAGCACGCTGTTGGGCGTCAGCACCCTGCTGGGCATCACCTGGGGTCTCATCTTCTTCTCTTTCGGCCACCTGACCACGGCGGGCCTCTACGTCTTCTGCGTCCTCAACTCGCTGCAAG GTTTCTTCATCTTCTTGTGGTTCGTCTTGTCTTGGAGAAAGTCGGGACCGTCGACGACCAGCAGTAAAACGCCAAGCGCCAGCAGCTGA
- the LOC144018170 gene encoding uncharacterized protein LOC144018170: protein MCTKRVKEEECDEELCLLKEDREGQRQRLHVVFEKTQDEADVNKVDIRPEQQEPQQPEMKVEEEQEPPHIKEEEEPESDHMKEEEEEADIATFPFNVIVKSEGDDEEEIDGSRCEGSQSTDITSHSSDDDDDDDDDDDDDDDHPKGDQTCETDHQRWKCSQCDKTFAYKSYLRIHTRIHTGEKPFACPVCDRRFSLNDTLKTHMRTHTGERPFPCSVCGKTFITKGGLTSHTRTHTGEKPFACSVCSLSFRESTGLVLHMRTHTGEKPYTCLVCGKSFSLRRNFKRHRQRHTSKKPFTCSACDEQFCYKYQMKNHKCAGEKSSGS from the exons ATGTGTACAAAACGtgtgaaagaagaagaatgcgATGAAGAACTTTGTCTGTTAAAAGAGGACCGCGAAGGACAACGTCAACGCCTGCATGTTGTTTTCGAGAAAACTCAGGACGAAGCAG ATGTCAATAAAGTTGACATTCGTCCTGAACAGCAAGAGCCACAGCAACCTGAAATGAAAGTGGAAGAGGAGCAGGAGCCTCCAcacattaaagaggaagaggagcccGAGTCCGACCACatgaaggaggaagaggaggaggctgaCATCGCCACCTTTCCATTCAATGTGATTGTGAAGAGTGAAGGTGATGACGAAGAAGAAATTGATGGAAGCCGATGTGAAGGATCACAATCAACAGACATAACGTCACACtcttctgatgatgatgatgatgatgatgatgatgatgatgatgatgatgatcacccCAAAGGCGATCAGACATGTGAAACTGACCACCAACgctggaaatgttctcagtgtgacaAAACTTTTGCCTACAAGTCATATTTGAGGATACACACGAGaatacacactggagagaaaccttttgcctgcccagttTGCGACAGAAGATTCTCGTTAAACGACACTTTAAAGACTcacatgagaacgcacactggggagAGACCTTTTCCATGCTCCGTTTGTGGTAAAACATTCATTACAAAGGGAGGTCTAACAAGTCACacgagaacacacactggagagaaaccattTGCCTGCTCAGTCTGCAGCTTAAGCTTCCGTGAAAGCACGGGATTGGTTCTCcacatgagaacgcacacgggagagaaaccgTACACCTGCTTAGTTTGCGGCAAAAGCTTCTCACTGAGGCGCAATTTTAAAAGACACAGACAAAGACACACCAGTAAGAAACCGTTCACTTGCAGTGCGTGTGATGAGCAATTCTGTTATAAGTATCAGATGAAAAATCACAAGTGCGCTGGTGAGAAGAGCAGCGGCTCATGA
- the LOC144017177 gene encoding uncharacterized protein LOC144017177, with amino-acid sequence MNAKRVKEEEYEEEFCRTKEDHEGQRQRLLTVFKKTRDEADVSKVDIRPEHQEPRHNDMKGDEEQEPPHIKEEEEPESDHMKEEEEEADIANFPFNVIVKSEDDDEDEIDGSCCEGSQSDVLSAPLSDCGHMTPHSSSSSSDDDDDDHNKGDQTCETDHQRWKCSQCDKTFVNKSSLKRHTRIHTGEKPFACSVCDKRFSVKESLTYHIRTHTGEKPFSCSLCDKRFITKGSLTNHTRTHTGENLFACSVCGKTFAEKGHLRVHTRTHTGEKPFACSVCGKRFFRKGQFETHARTHTGEKPFACSVCNLSFRDRTVMAQHVKTHTGKKPFACLVCSKKFSRKGDLKRHTRTHTGEKPFGCSVCNLTFSDRSGLSHHVRTHTGEKPFSCSICGNKFNQSGTLTIHMRTHTGEKPFGCRACHKQFPRKQLVKSHKCAAEKSKCENEASTNRKGKFDLLFIIIIIIIGLIWRRDDNLGRVCVVSILRFRFTVGRLQRLLLLRMKVFFAYTNGFSSVCVRVWIFKPHLEPNVFPHRQHSERFLPARRAPPPFERSPSSASDERDVTSLASPSESGATRRSDGERPRWPPSLSSLFATTPVDGNVSVTSASRASSFTWRRSSGRSRGRSASPTSAGWRKTSRGTQTGRAPRAERAEASTKDAHHYFTEVKRHVNLPVRLNSSLVYVEVSRANLSLGKMCAKADDYEGELCGRNEENARELLDAVWKQPRVVLHRQDIVEERLHSEQQLTSIREEEEEVEITPDSLTEDVNGELSEGSLFDYLVDPLSDCDDITSAYTADNRCSQCDKTFANSYLLKVHTRMHTGEKPFSCSVCSLRFSQKGTLTNHMRTHTGEKPFTCSVCSKTFALKGYLTAHARTHTGNKPYTCSVCERGFSQKVGLQNHTRTHTGEKPFTCSVCQKAFCTKGNLTTHTRVHTGEKPFPCSFCEKRFATKPDSTIHMRTHTGEKPYACSMCPSAFVAQTGLKKHMKVHSGEKPFSCSFCNKQYSDRRSLAMHTKIFHQ; translated from the exons ATGaatgcaaaacgtgtgaaagaagaagaatacgAGGAGGAATTTTGTCGAACAAAAGAGGACCACGAAGGACAACGACAACGCCTGCTTACAGTTTTCAAAAAGACTCGGGACGAAGCAG ATGTCAGTAAAGTTGACATTCGTCCTGAACATCAAGAGCCGCGTCACAATGATATGAAAGGCGACGAGGAGCAGGAGCCTCCGcacattaaagaggaagaggagcccGAGTCGGACCACatgaaggaggaagaggaggaggctgaCATCGCCAACTTTCCATTCAATGTGATTGTGAAGAGTGAAGATGATGACGAAGATGAAATTGATGGAAGCTGTTGTGAAGGATCGCAATCAGACGTCCTCTCAGCTCCACTTTCAGATTGTGGCCACATGACGCcacactcttcttcttcttcttctgatgatgatgatgatgatcacaaCAAAGGCGATCAGACATGTGAAACTGACCATCAACgctggaaatgttctcagtgtgacaAAACTTTTGTCAACAAGTCATCATTGAAGAGACACACAagaatccacactggagagaaaccttttgcctgctcagtttgtgacaAAAGATTCTCAGTCAAGGAAAGTTTAACCTAtcacataagaacacacactggcgagaaacctttttcttgctcactcTGTGACAAAAGATTCATTACAAAGGGAAGCTTAACAaatcacacaagaacacacaccggagagaatctttttgcctgctcagtaTGTGGCAAAACTTTTGCTGAAAAGGGACATTTACGagtacacacaagaacccacacaggagagaaaccttttgcatgTTCGGTTTGTGGCAAGAGATTCTTTCGGAAAGGACAATTTGAAACGCACGCGAGAACACACACGGGGGAAAAACCGTTTGCCTGCTCAGTCTGCAACTTATCTTTCAGAGACCGCACAGTGATGGCGCAACACGTGAAAACGCACACAGGCAAGAAACCTTTCGCTTGTTTAGTTTGCAGTAAAAAATTCTCCAGAAAGGGAGATTTAAAAAGGCACACCAGAACCCACACGGGCGAGAAACCCTTTGGCTGTTCTGTCTGCAACTTAACTTTCAGTGATCGTTCGGGACTCAGTCATCACGTgagaacgcacactggggagaaaccaTTTTCATGCTCCATATGTGGCAACAAATTCAACCAAAGTGGCACTTTGACAATCCACATGCGaacgcacactggagagaaaccattCGGTTGCCGTGCGTGCCACAAACAATTCCCTCGCAAGCAACTGGTGAAGTCGCACAAGTGCGCCGCTGAGAAGAGCAAGtgcgaaaatgaagcttcaacaAATCGGAAAGGAAAGTTTGACTT GCTgttcataatcatcatcatcatcatcggtcTCATCTGGAGA CGTGACGACAATCTCGGAAGAGTTTGCGTGGTCAGCATCCTCCGCTTTCGCTTCACTGTTGGGAGGCTGCAGCGCCTCCTGCTGCTCAGGATGAAGGTCTTCTTCGCTTAC ACGAACGGTTTCTCGTCCGTATGCGTTCGCGTGTGGATTTTCAAACCCCACTTGGAACCAAACGTTTTCCCACACCGGCAACATTCCGAGCGTTTCCTACCAGCGcgccgcgcgccgccgcctTTCGAGCGCTCGCCGTCGTCGGCGTCGGACGAGCGTGACGTGACGTCGCTCGCGTCGCCGTCGGAAAGCGGAGCGACGAGGCGCTCCGATGGCGAGCGTCCGCGTTGGCCTCCGTCACTTTCTTCGCTCTTCGCAACGACGCCGGTCGACGGGAATGTTTCTGTGACGTCCGCCTCCCGCGCTTCCTCTTTCACGTGGAGGCGGAGCTCTGGCCGCTCAAGAGGAAGGTCCGCGTCGCCGACGTCTGCGGGATGGAGAAAGACAAGTCGAG GAACTCAAACTGGCCGCGCGCCTCGTGCTGAGCGTGCCGAAGCCTCGACGAAGGACGCCCATCACTATTTCACCGAAGTGAAACGTCACGTAAATCTTCCCGTGCGGTTAAACTCTTCTCTGGTGTACGTTGAAGTTTCTCGCGCTAATCTTAGCTTAG GGAAAATGTGTGCAAAAGCTGACGACTACGAGGGGGAACTTTGCGGAAGAAACGAGGAGAACGCGCGAGAACTACTGGACGCTGTTTGGAAGCAACCACGTGTTGTGTTGCACCGACAAG ATATCGTCGAAGAACGTCTTCATTCCGAGCAGCAGTTAACTTCAAttagagaggaagaggaggaagttgAAATCACTCCTGATTCATTGACTGAAGATGTTAACGGAGAGCTTTCAGAAGGATCGCTCTTTGACTACCTCGTCGATCCACTGTCCGATTGTGATGACATCACGTCAGCTTACACTGCCGACAATCGATGCTCTCAGTGCGACAAAACGTTTGCCAACAGCTATTTGTTGAAAGTACACACACGAatgcacactggagagaaacctttctcCTGCTCAGTATGTAGTCTCCGTTTCAGCCAAAAGGGCACACTAACAAATcacatgagaacgcacactggagagaaaccgttTACATGCTCAGTCTGTAGCAAAACATTCGCCCTGAAGGGATATTTAACAGCACACGCGCGAACGCACACTGGGAACAAGCCGTACACTTGCTCAGTATGCGAAAGGGGATTCTCTCAGAAAGTTGGCTTACAAAATCACACGCGAACGCAcaccggagagaaacctttcACCTGTTCGGTTTGCCAAAAAGCATTCTGCACCAAGGGCAATCTCACCACGCACACAAGAGTTCAcaccggagagaaacctttcCCCTGTTCGTTTTGCGAGAAAAGATTCGCGACCAAGCCGGATTCGACCATacacatgagaacgcacacgGGTGAGAAACCTTACGCCTGCTCGATGTGCCCGTCTGCCTTCGTTGCGCAGACGGGATTGAAAAAACACATGAAAGTACACAGTGGGGAAAAACCGTTTTCATGCTCATTTTGTAACAAACAGTATTCTGACCGCCGCAGCTTGGCGATGCACACCAAAATATTCCACCAGTGA
- the LOC144018142 gene encoding uncharacterized protein LOC144018142 has protein sequence MFSKSVKDEHEAEVGRPKEDNVGLNLLLEAILRQSQDALHKRTDVSEEDLHPEQQEALQPPNSEAKAEDADHANSSEIVVTLEDDEGDADSVSDSDTMTSHSPDETDDDDDDYEQPKDDKTCHAGKKHAKCSVCDKTFSRKSSLKRHTRIHTGEKPYCCPVCSKRFSIKSHLIIHARTHTGEKPFACSLCEKRFPTMGHVKTHTRTHTGEKRFACPVCGLGVTQKIHLITHMRIHTGEKPFACSVCDKRFSVKGSLIRHKRTHTGEKPFACSLCSARFGDRSALVQHMKIHNRVNHFACSVCGVRFLQKVNLTNHMHTHNGHKAFACSVCEKRFSRKGELVIHTRVHTGEKLFKCTACGLGFGQRNGLKKHTRTHTGEKPFVCSVCGKNFSTKDHLKTHTRTHTGEKPFACSVCDKRFSVKGHLSTHARTHTGEKPFACSVCPSTFGDRSGLNHHVRRHVGEKLFSCSDCDKSFTLRGALTTHMKKHTAEKPFSCTACAKQYPHRYLLKKHKCAGEKSGNQSS, from the exons ATGTTTTCCAAAAGTGTCAAAGACGAGCACGAGGCGGAAGTTGGTCGACCAAAAGAGGACAACGTGGGACTAAATCTCCTCCTGGAAGCTATTTTGAGGCAGTCCCAAGACGCGTTACACAAGAGAACAG ACGTAAGCGAAGAAGACCTTCATCCTGAGCAGCAGGAGGCGCTGCAGCCTCCCAACAGTGAAGCGAAAGCGGAGGATGCTGACCACGCAAACTCTTCCGAGATTGTCGTCACGcttgaagatgatgaaggtgatgCCGACAGCGTCTCAGATAGTGACACTATGACGTCACACTCTCCAGATGAgaccgatgatgatgatgatgattatgaacAGCCTAAAGATGACAAAACATGTCACGCTggcaaaaaacatgcaaaatgttCCGTGTGTGACAAAACGTTTTCCAGGAAGTCGTCGCTAAAAAGACACACCCGAATacacacgggagaaaaacctTATTGTTGCCCAGTTTGCAGTAAAAGATTCTCGATAAAAAGCCATTTAATAATACacgcaagaacccacactggggagaaaccttttgcctgttcgCTTTGTGAGAAAAGATTCCCAACTATGGGACACGTAAAAACACACACGAGAACACACACCGGAGAGAAAAGATTTGCGTGCCCGGTTTGTGGTCTTGGTGTCACGCAAAAGATTCACTTAATAACTCACATGCGaatccacacgggagagaaaccaTTTGCCTGTTCAGTTTGCGATAAAAGATTCTCCGTCAAGGGAAGTTTAATTCGGCACAaaagaacgcacactggagagaaaccattTGCATGCTCACTCTGCAGCGCACGTTTCGGTGATCGTTCCGCGTTGGTCCAGCACATGAAAATACACAACAGGGTGAATCATTTTGCCTGCTCGGTATGTGGCGTTCGATTCCTTCAAAAGGTTAACCTAACAAACCACATGCATACTCACAATGGGCATAAAGCTTTTGCCTGTTCAGTTTGTGAGAAAAGATTTTCGAGAAAGGGAGAGTTGGTCATACATACGCGAGtccacactggggagaaacttTTCAAATGCACTGCATGCGGTCTTGGTTTCGGTCAAaggaatggtttaaaaaaacacacaagaacacacactggggagaaaccttttgtctgctcaGTTTGCGGTAAAAACTTCTCGACGAAGGATCATTTGAAAACGCACACGAGGACGCACACAGGAGAGAAACCATTTGCCTGTTCAGTTTGTGATAAAAGATTCTCTGTGAAGGGACATCTCAGCACACACGCGAGAACGCACaccggcgagaaaccttttgcatGCTCCGTCTGTCCTTCAACGTTCGGCGACCGCTCAGGACTGAATCATCACGTGAGAAGACATGTCGGGGAGAAACTGTTTTCATGCTCTGATTGTGACAAAAGCTTCACTTTGAGAGGCGCTTTGACGACACACATGAAGAAGCACACCGCTGAGAAACCGTTTAGTTGCACTGCGTGCGCTAAACAATACCCCCATCGGTACCTGCTTAAGAAGCACAAATGTGCAGGTGAGAAGAGCGGCAACCAGTCAAGCTAA
- the LOC144018174 gene encoding uncharacterized protein LOC144018174 produces MCARSVKEEYEEKLCATEEENEGRRHPLDSAFDKTHRADVGDADLPLERPELRLHVKEEAREADVTETFPSTGVVAKSEESDGGQRGRSPSERLVAPLSDGDASDVTSRSSDADDGERSKGGGARRAGRKRSECCRCGKTFGSKWGLKIHTRTHTDEKPFVCSVCGKRFVVKDSLTRHSRTHTGEKPFSCSVCGKTYSEKGHLRTHARKHTGEKPFVCSVCGKSFPVNGSLSRHTRTHTGEKPYACLVCGKKFSVKGNLTAHMRRYIGKEHCESSLS; encoded by the exons ATGTGTGCCCGAAGTGTCAAAGAAGAGTATGAAGAGAAACTTTGCGCAACTGAAGAGGAGAACGAGGGACGACGTCATCCACTGGATTCTGCTTTCGACAAGACTCACCGAGCAG ACGTCGGCGACGCGGACCTTCCTCTTGAGCGGCCAGAGCTCCGCCTCCACGTGAAAGAGGAAGCGCGGGAGGCGGACGTCACAGAAACATTCCCGTCGACCGGCGTCGTTGCGAAGAGCGAAGAAAGTGACGGAGGCCAACGCGGACGCTCGCCATCGGAGCGCCTCGTCGCTCCGCTTTCCGACGGCGACGCGAGCGACGTCACGTCACGCTCGTCCGACGCCGACGACGGCGAGCGCTCGAAaggcggcggcgcgcggcgCGCTGGTAGGAAACGCTCGGAATGTTGCCGGTGTGGGAAAACGTTTGGTTCCAAGTGGGGTTTGAAAATCCACACGCGAACGCATACGGACGAGAAACCGTTCGTCTGCTCCGTTTGCGGGAAACGTTTTGTGGTCAAGGATAGTTTAACACGTCACTCGAGAACGCACACCGGGGAGAAACCTTTTAGCTGCTCCGTTTGTGGCAAGACGTATTCCGAGAAGGGACATTTAAGAACGCACGCCAGaaaacacactggagagaaaccttttgtctgctccgtttgtggcaaaagcttccctgTCAACGGCAGTTTATCGAGGCACACGAGAacgcacactggcgagaaaccttacGCCTGCTTAGTTTGTGGCAAAAAATTCTCGGTGAAGGGGAATTTAACAGCACACATGAGAAGATACATTGGAAAGGAACATTGTGAAAGTTCACTTTCGTGA
- the LOC144018163 gene encoding uncharacterized protein LOC144018163 yields the protein MSAKSVKEECKVRLCATKVDSEPRRQPLDAVFKKPQNDSRKDICEEFLGSEQPEPESAQKKEEEEHIKDEEQEAEITKFPLTVKKCQDDDKEGGDGNRCGGSQSDSLLASLSDCDGSTSHSSDTDRERANGDSTRHTAHKRVKCSHCDKTFANKSLLKRHTRTHTGEKPFACSVCKKRFSMKGHLRIHTRTHTGEKPFSCSVCGKRFTQKGHLISHTRTHTGENTFVCSVCGLTLTQKVSLTNHMRTHTGEKPFACPVCDLRLTQRVHLTTHMRIHKVEKPFACTVCDKRFSVKGSLIRHTRTHTGEKPYACLVCGKKFSMKGHVITHTRIHTGEKPFACPVCNFSFGDNSALVRHLRTHTGEKTFSCSVCGQRFAYKYQMNKHECAGEKSSTK from the exons ATGAGCGCCAAAAGTGTGAAAGAAGAGTGCAAGGTGAGACTTTGTGCAACAAAAGTGGACAGCGAGCCAAGACGTCAACCACTGGACGCCGTTTTTAAGAAGCCTCAAAATGACTCTCGCAAAG ACATCTGTGAAGAATTTCTCGGTTCTGAGCAGCCGGAGCCAGAATCTGCTCAaaagaaagaggaagaggagcacATCAAAGATGAAGAGCAGGAGGCGGAAATCACCAAGTTCCCACTGACTGTCAAAAAGTGTCAAGATGATGACAAAGAAGGAGGTGATGGAAATCGCTGTGGAGGTTCCCAATCAGACAGCCTCCTCGCGTCACTCTCCGATTGTGATGGCTCAACGTCGCACTCTTCTGACACTGATCGTGAACGTGCCAATGGTGATTCGACACGTCACACTGCCCACAAACGCGTGAAATGTTCTCATTGTGACAAAACTTTTGCCAACAAGTCATTGttgaaaagacacacaagaacacacacaggtgagaaaccttttgcctgctccgtTTGTAAGAAACGCTTCTCGATGAAGGGACATTTAAGAATACACACgagaacgcacactggagagaaacctttttcctgctctgtTTGCGGTAAAAGATTCACCCAGAAGGGACATTTAATAtcgcacacaagaacacacactggggaaaacacGTTTGTGTGCTCAGTGTGCGGTCTGACATTAACGCAAAAGGTTAGTTTAACAAATCACATGAGAACGCACACcggggagaaaccttttgcctgtccGGTGTGTGATCTTCGACTCACGCAAAGAGTTCATCTAACAACTCACATGAGGATACACAAAGTAGAGAAACCATTTGCCTGTACAGTTTGTGATAAAAGATTCTCTGTAAAGGGAAGCTTAATTCGgcacacaagaacgcacaccggagagaaaccttatgcttgcttagtttgtggtaaaaaattcTCAATGAAGGGCCACGTAATAACACACACAAGAATacacacgggagagaaaccaTTTGCCTGTCCAGTCTGCAACTTCAGTTTTGGCGATAATTCGGCTTTGGTTCGACACTTGAGGACGCACACGGGCGAGAAAACGTTCAGTTGCAGCGTGTGCGGTCAACGCTTCGCCTATAAGTATCAGATGAACAagcacgagtgtgctggtgagaagaGCAGCACGAAATGA